A genomic stretch from Festucalex cinctus isolate MCC-2025b chromosome 13, RoL_Fcin_1.0, whole genome shotgun sequence includes:
- the fosb gene encoding protein FosB isoform X3, which produces MQLFWKDTRSASPGNSNKTSNGAKLPLGCRGEMYQGFPGDPDTGSRGSSSPSIESQYSFGSPPTTSAPQECASAAAGLSAVGSGPGSSVGGEMPGSFVPTVTAITSSQDLQWMVQPTLSSSQASGQSGTTATSTVTRPAAAPLDPYDMPGPSYSSGSAFTPPSSDAPGPPPGPVRQSRTRSRRAREESVSEDGDVGVLLTPEEEEKRRVRRERNKLAAAKCRNRRRELTDRLQSETDILEEEKAELEAEICELQKEKERLEFVLVAHQPNCKILYQEQTQPQTSSTQLPAHTLQAPSSVVAMAAKEEDSFYLPPAYSGHAASAHSQIPPPLQQQVQQQQQQPGMIQEREPAGSVPTIGTAVASSRPIP; this is translated from the exons ATGCAACTTTTTTGGAAAGACACCAGGAGCGCCTCGCCGGGAAACAGCAACAAGACAAGTAACG GTGCCAAGCTCCCTCTCGGCTGCCGCGGGGAGATGTACCAAGGGTTCCCCGGCGACCCCGACACCGGATCCCGTGGTAGCTCGTCCCCGTCCATAGAGTCCCAGTACTCCTTCGGGAGCCCGCCGACCACCAGTGCTCCGCAG GAGTGTGCGTCAGCTGCAGCCGGCTTGAGCGCGGTGGGCAGCGGGCCAGGATCCAGCGTCGGAGGGGAGATGCCCGGCTCCTTCGTGCCCACCGTCACCGCCATCACCAGCAGTCAAGACCTGCAGTGGATGGTCCAGCCCACCCTCAGCTCCTCGCAGGCCTCGGGCCAGAGCGGCACCACCGCCACCTCCACCGTCAccaggccggcggcggcgcccctcGACCCCTACGACATGCCGGGTCCCAGCTACTCGTCCGGGTCGGCCTTCACGCCTCCGAGTTCGGACgcccccggcccgccgccgggTCCCGTCCGCCAGTCCCGGACCCGTAGTCGCCGCGCTCGAGAAGAGTCTGTGAGTGAAGACGGAGATGTTGGTGTGTTA CTCACtccagaggaggaggagaagcgaCGCGTCCGCCGGGAGAGAAACAAACTGGCCGCCGCCAAGTGCCGAAACCGGCGACGGGAACTCACGGACAGGCTGCAGTCG GAGACTGACATcctggaggaggagaaggcgGAGCTGGAGGCGGAGATCTGTGAGCTGCAGAAGGAGAAGGAGCGTCTGGAGTTTGTCCTGGTGGCCCACCAGCCCAACTGCAAGATCCTGTACCAGGAGCAGACTCAGCCTCAGACCAGCTCGACGCAGCTCCCCGCCCACACCCTACAAGCCCCCTCCTCCGTCGTGGCCATGGCTGCCAAGGAAGAAGACTCGTTCTACCTGCCTCCTGCCTACTCGGGCCACGCAGCCTCCGCGCACTCGCAGATTCCGCCGCCGCTGCAGCAGCAagtccagcagcagcagcagcagccgggAATGATCCAGGAG AGGGAGCCTGCGGGGTCAGTGCCAACCATCGGAACAGCAGTAGCGAGCAGTCGTCCGATTCCTTGA
- the fosb gene encoding protein FosB isoform X4, giving the protein MQLFWKDTRSASPGNSNKTSNGAKLPLGCRGEMYQGFPGDPDTGSRGSSSPSIESQYSFGSPPTTSAPQECASAAAGLSAVGSGPGSSVGGEMPGSFVPTVTAITSSQDLQWMVQPTLSSSQASGQSGTTATSTVTRPAAAPLDPYDMPGPSYSSGSAFTPPSSDAPGPPPGPVRQSRTRSRRAREESVSEDGDVGVLLTPEEEEKRRVRRERNKLAAAKCRNRRRELTDRLQSETDILEEEKAELEAEICELQKEKERLEFVLVAHQPNCKILYQEQTQPQTSSTQLPAHTLQAPSSVVAMAAKEEDSFYLPPAYSGHAASAHSQIPPPLQQQVQQQQQQPGMIQESSAPESPKTPSSPWDLE; this is encoded by the exons ATGCAACTTTTTTGGAAAGACACCAGGAGCGCCTCGCCGGGAAACAGCAACAAGACAAGTAACG GTGCCAAGCTCCCTCTCGGCTGCCGCGGGGAGATGTACCAAGGGTTCCCCGGCGACCCCGACACCGGATCCCGTGGTAGCTCGTCCCCGTCCATAGAGTCCCAGTACTCCTTCGGGAGCCCGCCGACCACCAGTGCTCCGCAG GAGTGTGCGTCAGCTGCAGCCGGCTTGAGCGCGGTGGGCAGCGGGCCAGGATCCAGCGTCGGAGGGGAGATGCCCGGCTCCTTCGTGCCCACCGTCACCGCCATCACCAGCAGTCAAGACCTGCAGTGGATGGTCCAGCCCACCCTCAGCTCCTCGCAGGCCTCGGGCCAGAGCGGCACCACCGCCACCTCCACCGTCAccaggccggcggcggcgcccctcGACCCCTACGACATGCCGGGTCCCAGCTACTCGTCCGGGTCGGCCTTCACGCCTCCGAGTTCGGACgcccccggcccgccgccgggTCCCGTCCGCCAGTCCCGGACCCGTAGTCGCCGCGCTCGAGAAGAGTCTGTGAGTGAAGACGGAGATGTTGGTGTGTTA CTCACtccagaggaggaggagaagcgaCGCGTCCGCCGGGAGAGAAACAAACTGGCCGCCGCCAAGTGCCGAAACCGGCGACGGGAACTCACGGACAGGCTGCAGTCG GAGACTGACATcctggaggaggagaaggcgGAGCTGGAGGCGGAGATCTGTGAGCTGCAGAAGGAGAAGGAGCGTCTGGAGTTTGTCCTGGTGGCCCACCAGCCCAACTGCAAGATCCTGTACCAGGAGCAGACTCAGCCTCAGACCAGCTCGACGCAGCTCCCCGCCCACACCCTACAAGCCCCCTCCTCCGTCGTGGCCATGGCTGCCAAGGAAGAAGACTCGTTCTACCTGCCTCCTGCCTACTCGGGCCACGCAGCCTCCGCGCACTCGCAGATTCCGCCGCCGCTGCAGCAGCAagtccagcagcagcagcagcagccgggAATGATCCAGGAG TCCTCCGCGCCCGAGAGCCCGAAGACCCCCTCCAGCCCCTGGGACCTTGAGTGA
- the fosb gene encoding protein FosB isoform X2, whose amino-acid sequence MQLFWKDTRSASPGNSNKTSNGAKLPLGCRGEMYQGFPGDPDTGSRGSSSPSIESQYSFGSPPTTSAPQECASAAAGLSAVGSGPGSSVGGEMPGSFVPTVTAITSSQDLQWMVQPTLSSSQASGQSGTTATSTVTRPAAAPLDPYDMPGPSYSSGSAFTPPSSDAPGPPPGPVRQSRTRSRRAREESLTPEEEEKRRVRRERNKLAAAKCRNRRRELTDRLQSETDILEEEKAELEAEICELQKEKERLEFVLVAHQPNCKILYQEQTQPQTSSTQLPAHTLQAPSSVVAMAAKEEDSFYLPPAYSGHAASAHSQIPPPLQQQVQQQQQQPGMIQEVEFSRSFYEAAAPGGPCLMAGGGGGAGGGGGGNHDDAAIASHSTSYTSSFVFTYPEGACGVSANHRNSSSEQSSDSLNSPSLLAL is encoded by the exons ATGCAACTTTTTTGGAAAGACACCAGGAGCGCCTCGCCGGGAAACAGCAACAAGACAAGTAACG GTGCCAAGCTCCCTCTCGGCTGCCGCGGGGAGATGTACCAAGGGTTCCCCGGCGACCCCGACACCGGATCCCGTGGTAGCTCGTCCCCGTCCATAGAGTCCCAGTACTCCTTCGGGAGCCCGCCGACCACCAGTGCTCCGCAG GAGTGTGCGTCAGCTGCAGCCGGCTTGAGCGCGGTGGGCAGCGGGCCAGGATCCAGCGTCGGAGGGGAGATGCCCGGCTCCTTCGTGCCCACCGTCACCGCCATCACCAGCAGTCAAGACCTGCAGTGGATGGTCCAGCCCACCCTCAGCTCCTCGCAGGCCTCGGGCCAGAGCGGCACCACCGCCACCTCCACCGTCAccaggccggcggcggcgcccctcGACCCCTACGACATGCCGGGTCCCAGCTACTCGTCCGGGTCGGCCTTCACGCCTCCGAGTTCGGACgcccccggcccgccgccgggTCCCGTCCGCCAGTCCCGGACCCGTAGTCGCCGCGCTCGAGAAGAGTCT CTCACtccagaggaggaggagaagcgaCGCGTCCGCCGGGAGAGAAACAAACTGGCCGCCGCCAAGTGCCGAAACCGGCGACGGGAACTCACGGACAGGCTGCAGTCG GAGACTGACATcctggaggaggagaaggcgGAGCTGGAGGCGGAGATCTGTGAGCTGCAGAAGGAGAAGGAGCGTCTGGAGTTTGTCCTGGTGGCCCACCAGCCCAACTGCAAGATCCTGTACCAGGAGCAGACTCAGCCTCAGACCAGCTCGACGCAGCTCCCCGCCCACACCCTACAAGCCCCCTCCTCCGTCGTGGCCATGGCTGCCAAGGAAGAAGACTCGTTCTACCTGCCTCCTGCCTACTCGGGCCACGCAGCCTCCGCGCACTCGCAGATTCCGCCGCCGCTGCAGCAGCAagtccagcagcagcagcagcagccgggAATGATCCAGGAGGTAGAGTTTTCTCGTTCTTTCTATGAGGCGGCGGCACCTGGCGGGCCGTGCCTCATGGCCGGCGGAGGTGGTGGCGCTGGCGGTGGTGGCGGTGGTAACCATGACGATGCTGCTATTGCCAGCCACAGCACTTCATACACATCTTCATTTGTGTTCACCTACCCAGAGGGAGCCTGCGGGGTCAGTGCCAACCATCGGAACAGCAGTAGCGAGCAGTCGTCCGATTCCTTGAACTCGCCGTCCCTGCTGGCGCTCTGA
- the fosb gene encoding protein FosB isoform X1 produces the protein MQLFWKDTRSASPGNSNKTSNGAKLPLGCRGEMYQGFPGDPDTGSRGSSSPSIESQYSFGSPPTTSAPQECASAAAGLSAVGSGPGSSVGGEMPGSFVPTVTAITSSQDLQWMVQPTLSSSQASGQSGTTATSTVTRPAAAPLDPYDMPGPSYSSGSAFTPPSSDAPGPPPGPVRQSRTRSRRAREESVSEDGDVGVLLTPEEEEKRRVRRERNKLAAAKCRNRRRELTDRLQSETDILEEEKAELEAEICELQKEKERLEFVLVAHQPNCKILYQEQTQPQTSSTQLPAHTLQAPSSVVAMAAKEEDSFYLPPAYSGHAASAHSQIPPPLQQQVQQQQQQPGMIQEVEFSRSFYEAAAPGGPCLMAGGGGGAGGGGGGNHDDAAIASHSTSYTSSFVFTYPEGACGVSANHRNSSSEQSSDSLNSPSLLAL, from the exons ATGCAACTTTTTTGGAAAGACACCAGGAGCGCCTCGCCGGGAAACAGCAACAAGACAAGTAACG GTGCCAAGCTCCCTCTCGGCTGCCGCGGGGAGATGTACCAAGGGTTCCCCGGCGACCCCGACACCGGATCCCGTGGTAGCTCGTCCCCGTCCATAGAGTCCCAGTACTCCTTCGGGAGCCCGCCGACCACCAGTGCTCCGCAG GAGTGTGCGTCAGCTGCAGCCGGCTTGAGCGCGGTGGGCAGCGGGCCAGGATCCAGCGTCGGAGGGGAGATGCCCGGCTCCTTCGTGCCCACCGTCACCGCCATCACCAGCAGTCAAGACCTGCAGTGGATGGTCCAGCCCACCCTCAGCTCCTCGCAGGCCTCGGGCCAGAGCGGCACCACCGCCACCTCCACCGTCAccaggccggcggcggcgcccctcGACCCCTACGACATGCCGGGTCCCAGCTACTCGTCCGGGTCGGCCTTCACGCCTCCGAGTTCGGACgcccccggcccgccgccgggTCCCGTCCGCCAGTCCCGGACCCGTAGTCGCCGCGCTCGAGAAGAGTCTGTGAGTGAAGACGGAGATGTTGGTGTGTTA CTCACtccagaggaggaggagaagcgaCGCGTCCGCCGGGAGAGAAACAAACTGGCCGCCGCCAAGTGCCGAAACCGGCGACGGGAACTCACGGACAGGCTGCAGTCG GAGACTGACATcctggaggaggagaaggcgGAGCTGGAGGCGGAGATCTGTGAGCTGCAGAAGGAGAAGGAGCGTCTGGAGTTTGTCCTGGTGGCCCACCAGCCCAACTGCAAGATCCTGTACCAGGAGCAGACTCAGCCTCAGACCAGCTCGACGCAGCTCCCCGCCCACACCCTACAAGCCCCCTCCTCCGTCGTGGCCATGGCTGCCAAGGAAGAAGACTCGTTCTACCTGCCTCCTGCCTACTCGGGCCACGCAGCCTCCGCGCACTCGCAGATTCCGCCGCCGCTGCAGCAGCAagtccagcagcagcagcagcagccgggAATGATCCAGGAGGTAGAGTTTTCTCGTTCTTTCTATGAGGCGGCGGCACCTGGCGGGCCGTGCCTCATGGCCGGCGGAGGTGGTGGCGCTGGCGGTGGTGGCGGTGGTAACCATGACGATGCTGCTATTGCCAGCCACAGCACTTCATACACATCTTCATTTGTGTTCACCTACCCAGAGGGAGCCTGCGGGGTCAGTGCCAACCATCGGAACAGCAGTAGCGAGCAGTCGTCCGATTCCTTGAACTCGCCGTCCCTGCTGGCGCTCTGA